The genomic segment ATTGCGATTTAAATATGTCTTTTTGTCTTTTAGTGGTATAGAAAGGTTTGTTTTTTGAATATTCGCTTATTCCTTGCATCAAAACGATTGATTTGGTGAGGGATTAGAGCTATAAGAACGTATCATATTTGGTGAAGGTAGTAGTCTAAACAGTAATTCAAAGGAGGAAATCATGGCAAAACATGAGACGCCCTTGTTGGATCAGTTGGAGAGTGGCCCGTGGCCGAGCTTTGTAACTGACATTAAACGCCAAGCTGAGAAGAAGCCCGAGTGTTGGGATATCCTCGGTATCTTGGAACTGTCTTTCAAAGAGAGAATCACTCACTGGAAGCACGGCGGAATCGTTGGTGTTTTTGGATACGGTGGTGGTATCGTTGGTCGTTATGCGGATGTACCTGAGCGTTTTCCAGGTGTTGAGCACTTTCACACTATTCGTGTTGCTCAGCCATCTTCTAAATATTACACTTCAAAGAATCTTCGTCAGTTGATGAACCTTTGGGAGAAGCATGGTTCTGGTATGACCAACTTCCATGGCTCTACTGGTGATGTTATTCTTCTTGGAACTCGAACAGAGAATCTTGAGCCTTTTTTCTGGGACCTTACCCACGAAATGGGACAGGATCTTGGTGGTTCTGGTTCTAACCTTCGTACTCCTGCATGTTGTCTCGGAACTTCTCGTTGCGAGTGGGCATGTTACGATACTCAGGAAGCTTGTCATAGTTTGACCATGCATTATCAGGATGAGATTCATCGTCCTGCTTTTCCATATAAGTTCAAATTCAAGTTCTCCGGTTGTCCAAACGATTGCGTTGCCGCTATCGCTCGTTCAGATGTGGCCGTTATCGGCACCTGGAAAGATGATATTCGTATCGACCAGGCTGCCGTTAAAGGATATATGGCAAATGAATTCCCAGCAAACGGTGGTGCTTTCATCGGTCGCGAATGGGATGCATTTGATATCCAAAAAGAAGTTATCGACCTCTGCCCAACCAACTGTATGTGGATGGAAGATGGCGAATTGAAGATTGATGACGCCGAGTGTACCCGTTGTATGCATTGCATCAACGTTATGCCTCGTGCTCTTCGTCCAGGTGCTCAAGGTGGTGCGTCTATCTGTGTTGGTGCTAAGGCTCCAATTCTTGATGGTGCCCAGTTTGCTACCTTGATTCTTCCTTTTATTCCAGTAACCAAAGATAACGATTTCGAAGAGCTCATCGAGTTCATCGAGTCTATCTGGGACTGGTGGATGGAAATTGGAAAGAACCGTGAGCGTGTTGGCGAAACCATGCAACGCGTTGGTCTTCCAACCTTCTTGAGAGCTGTTGGTGTTGAAGCACTTCCACAGCATGTGAAATACCCTCGAGAAAATCCATACGTTTTCTGGAATGAAGAAGAGGTTGAAGGTGGTTTTGAGCGTGACGTACAAGAGTTCCGTGCTCGCCACGCAGCTTAATACGACTTTTTAATCTGTCTAACATAAAATATAAAAGGAGATTTATCATGGGTTATAATCCTGATAAGCCAATGGACGGCCGACTCTCTGACCTTGGTCCACCACATTATGAACAATTTTTCCCTCAAGTAATTCGGGAAAATAAGGGCAAATGGCTCTGGCACGAGATTCTTCAGGCTGGCGTTTTGATGCACAAATCTGAAACTGGCGCTGAGGTTTATACCGTGCGTGTAGGTTCTGCTCGTCTTATTTCTATCGAGCACGTTCGTGAGCTTTGTGACATCGCTGATGCCCATTGTGACGGACACCTTCGTTTCACCACTCGTAACAACGTTGAGTTCATGGTAGACGCCAAAGAGAAGGTTCAACCTCTTCTTGACGATCTTGCAAGCCGTGGCAACAAGTTCCCTGTTGGTGGTACCGGTGCTGGTGTAACTAACATTGTTCACACCCAGGGTTGGGCTCACTGTCATACTCCTGCTACCGATGCCTCTGGTGTTGTTAAAGCAGTTATGGATGAGCTTTTTGAGTATTTCACATCTCAAGTTCTTCCTGCACAGTGTCGTATCGCGCTTGCATGTTGTTTGAACATGTGTGGTGCTGTTCACGCGTCTGACATCGCTATTCTCGGTGTTCACCGTAAGCCACCTATGATCGATCACACCCGTATTTCTGGTGTATGTGAGCTTCCGCTTGCTATTTCATCTTGTCCTCTTGGTGCTGTTAAGCCTGCGAAAGCAGTGGTTAATGGAAAAGAGATCAAGACCGTAAAAGTTAACGTAGAGCGCTGTATGTTCTGTGGTAACTGTTACACCATGTGTCCTGCTATGCCACTGGCTGATCCAGATGGTGATGGTATTGCAATCTTGGTTGGTGGAAAGGTATCTAACTCACGTCAGGCACCTAAGTTCTCCAAGCTTGTTATTCCTTTCTTGCCAAACAACACTCCTCGTTGGCCAGAAGTTGTTAATGCTATCAAGGGTATTCTTGAAGCATATGCAGCTGGTGCAAACAAATACGAGCGTCTTGGCGAGTGGGCCGAAAGAATTGGTTGGGAAAAATTCTTCGAAGTTTGTGAAATTCCATTCACAGACAAGAGCATCGACGATTATCGTCTTGCTTATGACTCATGGCGTACAACTACTCAGTTCAAGTACACCAGCCATACTGCCAGTTATACCAAGTAGTCTGAATTAATATGATTGATAGTTCCCCGATGGGCATTTTGCCCGTTGGGGTTTTACTTTTTCAATCGCTAAAGGAGGGTTATCATGCCCATGGATGTCGACGAACTCAAAAACGTGATCGTAGAGAAGGCTCAGAAGTCTCCAAAGCCACAGCTTTACATCAAAGATTTCTACAAATGTGACCCTGAGACCAAGCCACGTGTTATGAAGAATATTTGTAACGAATTAGTTCGTGAGCAACGTCTTATGTTCTGGTCTTCTGGATCAACCACCATGTACGGTGTACCAGAGAGAATTAAGAACGAAGAAGGCTGATAGACTCTTTTTGAGTTTGTTATGATTCAGGAAGGGCCCATGGAGAGTTATCTCTATGGGCCCTTTTTTTATGGAAGGGAAAAATGTCTCAGATTATTAGAATAGCAGAAACTGCTTCGACCAATATTCTTGCCAAGGAGTATGCCCGGGCCGGGGCAGACCATGGCTCTGCCATTATTGCTGAAAACCAAACGGCAGGGCGGGGGCGTTTAGGTAAGCAGTGGCAGTCTATTAGGGGAACAGGACTCTACTGTTCCATTATTATCCGACCACAACAGCTACCGCGTACAGAGTACCATAAACTTACCCTGGTAACAGGGCTTGCTGTGGCCCTCTCTCTGGAGTTTCTCACGGCAAAATCCTTCCAGCTGAAGTGGCCCAATGATGTCTACTATAAAGGGGTGGGGAAGTGTGCAGGAATACTCTGTGAATCTGTCCTTGGAACTAATCCTCGCTCAGATTATCTGATTGCGGGTATTGGCATTAATGTGAATACCCGGCAAGAGGAGTTTGATGCTGAAGTTGCAGGTCGGGCAGGATCCTTATTTTCGATCACAGGAGAGGAACTCTGCATAGACCATGTTTTCAACTCTGTTTATGAGCAGATTTTGGCCCAGGTCGACGAGTTTTTTAGCGGAAATTTTTCCTCTATTCTATCGCAATGGCGACAGAGGGATATGCTGGCGGGGAGAAAATCCTGCTGGCTGACCATGGCGGGAGAAAGCGTTGAGGGCATTGCAGAGGGGGTAAGTAGTAGTGGCCAACTTTATATAAGAGATGCGAGTGGAGAGCGACATGAGGTGCTCTCTGGTGATGTACAGCTTGTCAGAGCGTAATAGCTGTCCATCGAAATTGTATAGGGTTATGTCACTGTGTTCAACTCTTGCCGTGAGGGAGAGCACTAGCTCAATGCCTTGAGCCAGTGCCCTTATAGCGGTCAGATTTCTAGGCTTGTCCTCCTAGAGTCCTGCAGCACTCTTTAACTCCTCTATCTTATCTGTACGTTCCCAAGGGAACTCTACATCACTACGTCCAAAGTGGCCGTAGGCTGCTGTCTGGCGATAAATTGGGCGGAGTAGGTCAAGTTGCTGAACGATGGCCTTGGGACGAAGATCGAAGTTTCCTAGAATAAGCTCTTTAATTGCCGCATCAGAGATTCTTCCTGTGCCAAAGCTATTGACGTTGATGGAAACAGGCTGGGCTATACCAATGGCGTAGGCAACCTGTATCTGAAGTTCGCTGGCAATACCAGCTGCCACCAGGTTTTTGGCGACATAGCGACCATAGTATGCAGATGATCTATCAACCTTGGATGGATCCTTTCCTGAGAAGGCACCACCACCGTGCAGGGCCTTGCCTCCGTAGGTATCGACGATAATCTTACGACCGGTAAGGCCGCAGTCACCAACCGGGCCTCCAATAACAAAACGGCCCGTGGGGTTAATGAAGAACTTGGTGTTGGCGTCAATCATATCAGCGGGCAGGGTCGGCTTGATAATCTCCTCCATTACCGCCTCTTTCAGATCGTTGTAACTGATAGATTCATCGTGCTGGGTAGAGAGGACAACAGCGTCAATTCTTTTGGGTATCTTGTTCTCATACTCAATGGTTACCTGGCTCTTGGCATCGGGTCTGAGCCAGGGGAGAATGCTGCTTTTGCGTACCTGAGCCTGTCTACGGGTAAGTCTGTGGGCCAGGGTAATGGGCATGGGCATGAGGACATCGGTTTCATTGCTGGCATAACCAAACATCAAGCCCTGATCGCCTGCTCCCTGATCAAGGTCAATACCTGCACCCTCATTAACGCCTTGGGCGATATCGGGTGACTGCTTGTCAATAGTGGTCATGACAGCGCATGATTGCCAGTCGAAGCCCATCTCCGATGAGTTGTAGCCAATCTCTTTAATAGTGTTGCGTACTACCTCGGGCATATCAACCCAGGCTGAGGTGGTAATTTCACCGGCGATAAGTGCCATACCGGTGGTAACGAGGGTCTCGCAGGCAACTCGTGCCTGTGGATCTTGCTCTAAAATAGCATCAAGAATAGCATCGGAAATTTGATCGGCCACCTTGTCAGGATGGCCTTCTGATACAGATTCTGATGTAAACAGGTAATTTGACATAAAAAGTCTCCTTTTGTTACATATGTAAAGCATCTATTGCTTCTTGAAATAGTCGTACAGAAAATACCCACTATACATAATGGCGCAAGGTTTTTAGGATAATAAAAGGAGAAAAACGCAAAAACGATAATTAATGCGATATAAGATCCTCTGTGGTATCAATAAAGAGAGGTGTCCTGTTATGAAGAGATGGAGTGTGGATATCTATAGTGATTGAAATGATTTTTTCTTGGTGAAACATATGTCTATAGAAGCAGCGAAAAAGGTATTGGAAATAGAGGAACAGGGGCTTGCTGCCGTTCGTGAAAATATTGGTGAAGAGTTTCTTGCCGCCGTTGAGGCTATTGTTAACTGCCCCACTCGGCTGGTAATCACGGGGATTGGTAAATCAGGTATTGTCGGTCAGAAAATATCGGCGACCCTTAACAGTATAGGTACAAGTTCTTTTTTTCTTCATCCCGTTGAGGCCCTGCATGGCGACCTGGGGATGGTGATGGCAACGGATGTCGTTTTGGCAATCTCCTATTCAGGTGAAACGGCTGAGCTTAATGGTCTACTCAGAAGTTTAAAGGCTCGTGGCAACACTATTATTGGTATGACGGGAGGGGCAAAATCCACCTTGGCCATGGCATCGGATATTTTTCTTAATATACGAATTCCTGCCGAGGCCTGTCCACTTGGGCTTGCCCCCACCACATCGACCACCGCAACCATGGCCTTAGGAGATGCCCTAGGCGTTGTTTTGCTTAATCGTAAGCAGTTTAAGGCTGAGGATTTTAGATTCAATCACCCCGGTGGTTCCCTGGGCGAGCGTCTTAAGGTGAAGGTTGCTGAGGTGATGATTACCGGTAGTGATATGCCCATGGTGGCGCCTGACCAAGATGCCATTGCTGCCCTAGCGGAGCTGAACAGTAAAAATGTTGGAGCTGTTCTGGTGGTAGCTGATACAGGAATGCTCGCAGGAATTATTACCGATGGCGATGTTCGCCGTTATGTCCTCGATGCAGAGGCCCTGGAGGGGCTGTGTGCCGCGGATCTGATGACTAAGCATCCACTTACCATTGGTGACGGGGTGCTTGCTGCTGATGCTCTGAGCATAATGCAACAGCATGAAGTGACTGTTCTTCCCGTGGTTAGCGAGGAGATGCGGTTAGTTGGTCTTCTCAATCTGCATAAGCTACTTGGCAAGGGTGAGTTCCGCTTTTTGATTTAAGGGTAGGTCAGAGTATCCAGAGGTTCTAGTCGGCCTCTGGGCGAGGAGCAAATTGCCACTGATCTGTGGCTTTGTTGTATGCATAGTACATGACAAGGGTTAGTGGGCGATTCTGTGAAGTATCTGTTGCCTCCATTCTGTAAATGAGTTTTCCTGCTTCATCCTTAATAAATAGGATCTTGGGGGCCAGTAGCGTCTCTGGGGTAGCTGCGGGGTAATTTTCCAGGAAAATATCTATTTGCTGCCTCTGCAGAGCCACTCTTTTTTCTTCCACAAATTGTTCATTCTTTAGCATCTTCAGGTCTGAACTCATCTCCTCTTGTATTTGAATAAAGGCGGTCTCCTCGGCAAAGGCGCTTTGCTTGATAGTCTTGGCAATGTGTTGGTATGTTTTTATTGCCTGGGCAAAGAGTTTAGCCTCTTTGTAGTTTTCACCGACCTGTTGATTTTGGATGATCTCTGTTTGCAGTATAATTCTTTTCAGTTTTTTGCTGCTCATGGCACTGTCTTCTTCTGGATCCGAGAGACCTTTGCCTTCAAGATTGGTTATAGCCCTCTTGTAGGCGGCAATGGCCTGCTCCCACTCTCCATTGGTAAAGGCTTCATTTCCCTGAGCAATCATTATGTAGAGTGCTATTTTACTGATTTTGTTTTCTGTTTCTGCTGCGGAGTTCTGCTTGGCCAGGGGATTGTCTTTTATTTTTTCCAAGGCATCGCGGTAGATCGGGAGGGCCTGGGCCCAGCTTGCAGTTTTGTAGAGTTTCTCCCCCTTCTCCGTGAGTTGCTGAAAGGCGCATTCTTTGAGGCTAAACCTTATATCCTGCAAGGCGTGCTCAATTGCTGATCCAACTAATGTCTGGGCTTTCTTCTGGGCAGTTTGCAGCAGGGGTTCAGCCGATTTACAGCCATTTCTCTTATATTCAGTCAGGGCCCTCTCATGGGCCTGGTAAAAGCTTATCTCTGCTTTTGTCTGAAGCAGAATTTTTTTTTCTTTATCCGTTTTGGCAATTGATCTTGCTTGGCGTAATCCTGCATTTGTTTTGGGCCAATCCCTGTTTGTTATGGCCGTTTGTACCTGAGCTATGACGGTACTAAAGGTAATAATTTTTTCCTGAGATTTTTTGTCTTGCCCTTTTTTATTAGAGAGATTAGCAGTTAGTCCTTGCCTGATCTGGGCAGAGAGGAGTATCTCTTTGCTCTTGGCCTCTATGCTAGAGAGCTTTTTACCGTAGAAAAGGGAAGAGGCTGAACTTTTTACCTGGGCACTTTCACAGAGAGCCTGTGCTGTTCTAAACTCTTTTCGTTCAAGGGCCGTTATGCACTGTTGATAGAGTCCTGTTGCCGATGTGGCTCTCCCCGTATCCTTAAAAAATTGTAAGGCGATGATTGCTGAGATAATCGCGAAGAGGATAAGGGTGGGCAGAGGCGATATTCTGCCAAGGATATTTTGTTTTTTACTCTCTTTTGTTGGCAGGGGATTCTTCGCCTTTTTTCCTTCAAGAATAATTGCCTGTTCGAGACGCTTAATATTATCCTTAACATCGTAAAGATCAGAGACTTCTTCAAGGGCTTGGCGATACTTATCCAAGGCGCTCTGCGTTTCGCCATTTTCTTCATGGAGGCGGGCCTCTTTCTGCTTTTTCTGGGCGACGAGAAGAGCCTTGTCAGCTCTCTGTTGAAATGAACGACGTTCATTAAAGGTTGATTCGGTGGGAATTGCCTGTAGTTCTCTGTTGAGTTGGTTGAATCGTTTTTGGGCCAGGTATTCTTGGAGGAGAGAGAGATTATATCCCCTCTCTTTATCTGGAGTTGTGGCCTGCCCCTCGTCTGTGGGGCTTGATTCCAGAGAGATGGCGTCAAAGTTTATTGAAAAGTCGTCCTCTCTTACCTCTGGAAGGCTCGGGGCTATGGCTGTTTGCGCTAGCTCTGCCAGGGGAAAGTTGTCGGCGTGAGCAGCATACCATTGAGCCGCTCTTTCATTGAAGGCATTTTCTTTTGAGTAGACCTCACCTGTTATCATCCGAGATATAAATTCAACCAGTTCGGCACATGTTGTTTTGTCGGTCCAAAAATTGCCAAGACAAATTGCCCCAGGATCAAAATCTGGGTGGAAGGTTGGGGTCAGTGGTTTGCAGTTGGGTGGGAAAAGTGGGAAACCAAAGGGGATTGAGAGTAATATGGCATGATGTTGCGATAGGCTGATTTTCTCTTTATCCTCAATGAGTCCTGTCAGTTGATAGCTGACCTCTGCCTCCTTGCCGTTTGTAGGGCTGTGAGGGGTAACCGTGATAAATTGATGATCTGTAAAATAGGCGATCAGCTCTTTAATTGTCTCATCCTCTTGTGGCCTTGCAACTGACATAATTACCCGATAATGTAAAATTTTTACGTGTTTAGCATAGCTATATTGGTTGCTATAATAAATACTATCAGTAAATGCAATTTTACTATTGTTCTATTTTAATAGAGGTGCTGAGGCAGGGTCTCTCTCTCTTCTACCTCGTCCCAGTGAGAATTATGCTTAAAAAACCACTTTTCTTTCGAATAATTGAGCAAAAAAATTGTCCCATCTATGCAAAAGGGGAGCAATTTTTCTTATCAGAAAAGAGTTTTTCTTCTCCTGCCGGGAAAGATGCATGTTTAATTTTAGTTCGAAATCTGATAGAGCTCTTGTTTCAGCTCAGGGGGCAGTCTCGTTCTGAAACAGAGGGTCTTGTCTTTAATTGTAGCGGTTGTGTTGGCTTAATAAAATATAAAATTATTGAGTGCAGGGAAAAAAGAGACGTAGATCTTGTTCCGCTAGGTGTGAGTCTGGAACGGATCATTGAAGGTGCCTATGGGTTTGATATAAATAGTCCCTTTCTCCGTGCCCTCTCTGTAGATGGCCTTGATGGCATTTTAGAGAAGTTTAAATTTGTTGAGCTTTGTTCTGGAGCGGTGCTTATGCAAAAGGGAAAGCGCAACTCCTCTCTCTATCTCCTGCTTGAGGGAGAGCTTCTTGTGGAAGATGGAGGTTTTATCCTGGGACGATTTTCCGCAGGAGATATTTGTGGTGAGATGAGTTATTTGGGAGCAGACCTTGCCGTCTCAACTATACGGTCTAGTCGGGCAAGTAGATTACTTGCCATAGGCAGTAGCGATTTTGCCGAGTTGGTTTTTGCTAAGCCTGCAGTGCAGTTATTTATGGCAAAACTTATGGCCCAGAGATTAGCCCGCAGTAATGCGGAGCGATCCCGTGATTTGCAGTCCTGCATGTCCGGGCGTCTTGATACGATTGCTGCCGCGGAACTATTGCAAATTTTCCATATGAATCAAAAAACGGGCATGCTCTTTCTGGCCCTGCGCGGAGGGCAGGCAAGTGTTTTTTTTCTTGAGGGGAGTGTAGTGCGCGCCCTCTATAAGGGCTTGGTTGGAAAAGAGGCCTTCTTTGCAATTTTAGTTGAAAAAAAAGGACGTTATCGATTCACCACAGGGCTTAGTCAGGAGGATATGAAATCACCGGTAATCGGTGATTTCATGTCGATTTTGCTGGAGGGCATTCAACAGGTCGATGAGGCAGAACCTCAGGGGTCTTGCAGTCGGGACTTAGCTGCGATTTTTTGAAAAGCCCTGTTCATCAGGCCGCTCTCTACTCTTTGAATGGGGCCAATTCTAAGATATCCAAGAAGTTATCCACGTGAAAATTCGCATTGAGATCCTTGTTTCTAAAGGCAATAAGAGGAACTCCGGCACTGGCAGCCTGTTGCTCATCCATAGTTGTATCTCCAATATGAATAGCCTCCTCAGGCTTACACCCAAAATGTTCTAATATTTCCAACATGCCATCGGCAGCAGGTTTGGGCCGTTTTGAGTTAACAGCTGTCATGACCTTGCCAAAATATTTTTTCAGCCCGTAGCTCTCTAACAGGGTCTCCATTGTTTCACTTCTATTGGTCGATATGGCTAGGTGAAAACGGTCTTTGATTGTCTCCAGGAAAACCGGTAGGTCTTTTTCCATGTTCATATGACGGAGGAAGGAGCTGTAGTCGGTGTTTGCCCGTAGTCCTTCTATCTCTTGCATTGACTGCTCTGGATAGTTGCGAAAGATGTGTTTGAGGGCGTTTGTCACATTTGCGGCATGGACATAGTTAAGCTCGTCCTCATCCATGGGGGGGTGGCCAAGTTGGTCGAGGAGATAATTATAGTAGCTTTTGTTGAGATTTTTGGAGTCGAACATCACTCCGTCGCAGTCAAAGATAACAAGCTTGAGCATGGGCTATCACCGGGGTATTGATTTATGCGTTGAGTTAGGGGATGGGTTGTAATCCGTGGAGGCTTTTCTGCTAGCAACTGGGTAGGCAGGAAGCTGTGCTTATAAATATGGCCCCTCCTGCTAGGACTTCTGCTGGCAGGAGGGGCATTGTTAAAAGAGTAACCTAAGCCTTTTTCTTTATGGTTAACAGAGGACTTGCAATAAAGATAGAGGAGTAGGTTCCAACGATGATACCAATAAGCAGGGTAAAGGAAAAATCGTGAATTACCGGGCCACCCATAAGGAAAAGAACAAGGAGGACGAGAACCGTGGTCAGGGAAACAATAATTGTTCGACTGATAACCTGATTTACACTGTTGTTAATGATAGAGAAAAAAGAGTCGTGTTTATCGGCTTTTTGGGTGTTTTCTCGAATACGATCAAAGACAACAACGGAGTCATTAAGCGAGTAGCCTGCCAGGGTTAGCAGGGCCGTGACAATAAGCAGGGTGATCTCTATATTCATCAGCCAGCAAAGACCGAGTACCACTAAAACATCGTGGAAGGTTGCAGCGGCTGCCGCAAGTCCAAAACGAAAGTCAAATCGCAGGGCGAGGTAGAGAATAACACCAACCATGGATATGACGATGGCGAGGATTGCCTTGTCTCGTAATACGGCACTGACCGATGAACCGATTTCAGATTGGCTTTCAAGGGTGAAGGTCTTATCGGTTATTTTGCTACCGAGAATCTTATCAGCTTGTTCGCTCAAGTTGGCAACGGTCTCATCGGACTTTTTCAACTTGATCATGAGCTGATGTTCGTTCTCTACCTCCTGCAGGTTTGCTCCTTCAAGAGGGGTACCTTTGAAGGCATTACGTACTTCAGACATGGAAAAGTCACTGCTTACCTTGTACTGCAATAATGAACCACCGGAGAAATCAACACCAAGGTTGGCGGCACCACGGCCAATTTGAATAACGGCAAAAAGGCCAATGATCACCATGACAGTAGATATGGTAAAGGAGATCTTACGCAGGCTGAGATAGTCAATTGATGGTCTCTTCACCAGCTCCATGAATTTCAGGGTCTTCATTGGTCTGATGGAGTTGATTGTTTCAAACATGGTGCGTGAAAAGAAGAGCGCTGTGAAGAGGTTGAAGATAATACCCAGGGAGAGGGTAATGGCAAAACCTTTAATTGGGCCTGTTCCAAAGAGGAAGAGGGCCATTGCTGTAATAAGTGTTGTTACCTGGGAATCGACAATGGTCCAGAAGGCCTTATCGAATCCTGCATTAATACTTGCCCGTACAGATTTTCCGAGGGTGTACTCATCACGCATTCGTTCAAAGATGAGGACGTTGGAATCGACGGCCATACCAATGGAGAGAATGATACCTGCAATGCCCGGTAGGGTAAGGGTGGCATTGAGAATGGCAAGCCCGGTGAAGAGGAGGAGGATATTGAGGAAGAGGGCTGTGTTGGCTATAACACCGGAGAGACGGTAGTAGATGGCCATGAAGATCAAGACCAACAGGGTGCCAAAGAGACCAGAGTAGAGACCCTTGTTAATAGAGTCCTGGCCAAGACTTGCGCCTACTGTGACATTTTGGATAATATCAACCGGTGCAGGCAGGGCTCCAACACGGAGGACAATGGCCAGATCGGCCGCATCTTCGTGGCTGAAGGAGCCTGAAATTTGCGCGGACCCGCCGATAATTCGTTCCCTGATAACGGGGGCAGAGCGAACAACATTATCCAGGACAATGGCCATTCTACGCCCAACATTCTGTTCGGT from the Desulfotalea psychrophila LSv54 genome contains:
- the dsrA gene encoding dissimilatory-type sulfite reductase subunit alpha → MAKHETPLLDQLESGPWPSFVTDIKRQAEKKPECWDILGILELSFKERITHWKHGGIVGVFGYGGGIVGRYADVPERFPGVEHFHTIRVAQPSSKYYTSKNLRQLMNLWEKHGSGMTNFHGSTGDVILLGTRTENLEPFFWDLTHEMGQDLGGSGSNLRTPACCLGTSRCEWACYDTQEACHSLTMHYQDEIHRPAFPYKFKFKFSGCPNDCVAAIARSDVAVIGTWKDDIRIDQAAVKGYMANEFPANGGAFIGREWDAFDIQKEVIDLCPTNCMWMEDGELKIDDAECTRCMHCINVMPRALRPGAQGGASICVGAKAPILDGAQFATLILPFIPVTKDNDFEELIEFIESIWDWWMEIGKNRERVGETMQRVGLPTFLRAVGVEALPQHVKYPRENPYVFWNEEEVEGGFERDVQEFRARHAA
- the dsrB gene encoding dissimilatory-type sulfite reductase subunit beta codes for the protein MGYNPDKPMDGRLSDLGPPHYEQFFPQVIRENKGKWLWHEILQAGVLMHKSETGAEVYTVRVGSARLISIEHVRELCDIADAHCDGHLRFTTRNNVEFMVDAKEKVQPLLDDLASRGNKFPVGGTGAGVTNIVHTQGWAHCHTPATDASGVVKAVMDELFEYFTSQVLPAQCRIALACCLNMCGAVHASDIAILGVHRKPPMIDHTRISGVCELPLAISSCPLGAVKPAKAVVNGKEIKTVKVNVERCMFCGNCYTMCPAMPLADPDGDGIAILVGGKVSNSRQAPKFSKLVIPFLPNNTPRWPEVVNAIKGILEAYAAGANKYERLGEWAERIGWEKFFEVCEIPFTDKSIDDYRLAYDSWRTTTQFKYTSHTASYTK
- a CDS encoding dissimilatory sulfite reductase D family protein; the protein is MPMDVDELKNVIVEKAQKSPKPQLYIKDFYKCDPETKPRVMKNICNELVREQRLMFWSSGSTTMYGVPERIKNEEG
- a CDS encoding biotin--[acetyl-CoA-carboxylase] ligase; this translates as MSQIIRIAETASTNILAKEYARAGADHGSAIIAENQTAGRGRLGKQWQSIRGTGLYCSIIIRPQQLPRTEYHKLTLVTGLAVALSLEFLTAKSFQLKWPNDVYYKGVGKCAGILCESVLGTNPRSDYLIAGIGINVNTRQEEFDAEVAGRAGSLFSITGEELCIDHVFNSVYEQILAQVDEFFSGNFSSILSQWRQRDMLAGRKSCWLTMAGESVEGIAEGVSSSGQLYIRDASGERHEVLSGDVQLVRA
- the metK gene encoding methionine adenosyltransferase, with the protein product MSNYLFTSESVSEGHPDKVADQISDAILDAILEQDPQARVACETLVTTGMALIAGEITTSAWVDMPEVVRNTIKEIGYNSSEMGFDWQSCAVMTTIDKQSPDIAQGVNEGAGIDLDQGAGDQGLMFGYASNETDVLMPMPITLAHRLTRRQAQVRKSSILPWLRPDAKSQVTIEYENKIPKRIDAVVLSTQHDESISYNDLKEAVMEEIIKPTLPADMIDANTKFFINPTGRFVIGGPVGDCGLTGRKIIVDTYGGKALHGGGAFSGKDPSKVDRSSAYYGRYVAKNLVAAGIASELQIQVAYAIGIAQPVSINVNSFGTGRISDAAIKELILGNFDLRPKAIVQQLDLLRPIYRQTAAYGHFGRSDVEFPWERTDKIEELKSAAGL
- a CDS encoding KpsF/GutQ family sugar-phosphate isomerase, which codes for MSIEAAKKVLEIEEQGLAAVRENIGEEFLAAVEAIVNCPTRLVITGIGKSGIVGQKISATLNSIGTSSFFLHPVEALHGDLGMVMATDVVLAISYSGETAELNGLLRSLKARGNTIIGMTGGAKSTLAMASDIFLNIRIPAEACPLGLAPTTSTTATMALGDALGVVLLNRKQFKAEDFRFNHPGGSLGERLKVKVAEVMITGSDMPMVAPDQDAIAALAELNSKNVGAVLVVADTGMLAGIITDGDVRRYVLDAEALEGLCAADLMTKHPLTIGDGVLAADALSIMQQHEVTVLPVVSEEMRLVGLLNLHKLLGKGEFRFLI
- a CDS encoding ubiquitin-conjugating enzyme E2; amino-acid sequence: MSVARPQEDETIKELIAYFTDHQFITVTPHSPTNGKEAEVSYQLTGLIEDKEKISLSQHHAILLSIPFGFPLFPPNCKPLTPTFHPDFDPGAICLGNFWTDKTTCAELVEFISRMITGEVYSKENAFNERAAQWYAAHADNFPLAELAQTAIAPSLPEVREDDFSINFDAISLESSPTDEGQATTPDKERGYNLSLLQEYLAQKRFNQLNRELQAIPTESTFNERRSFQQRADKALLVAQKKQKEARLHEENGETQSALDKYRQALEEVSDLYDVKDNIKRLEQAIILEGKKAKNPLPTKESKKQNILGRISPLPTLILFAIISAIIALQFFKDTGRATSATGLYQQCITALERKEFRTAQALCESAQVKSSASSLFYGKKLSSIEAKSKEILLSAQIRQGLTANLSNKKGQDKKSQEKIITFSTVIAQVQTAITNRDWPKTNAGLRQARSIAKTDKEKKILLQTKAEISFYQAHERALTEYKRNGCKSAEPLLQTAQKKAQTLVGSAIEHALQDIRFSLKECAFQQLTEKGEKLYKTASWAQALPIYRDALEKIKDNPLAKQNSAAETENKISKIALYIMIAQGNEAFTNGEWEQAIAAYKRAITNLEGKGLSDPEEDSAMSSKKLKRIILQTEIIQNQQVGENYKEAKLFAQAIKTYQHIAKTIKQSAFAEETAFIQIQEEMSSDLKMLKNEQFVEEKRVALQRQQIDIFLENYPAATPETLLAPKILFIKDEAGKLIYRMEATDTSQNRPLTLVMYYAYNKATDQWQFAPRPEAD
- a CDS encoding DUF4388 domain-containing protein yields the protein MLKKPLFFRIIEQKNCPIYAKGEQFFLSEKSFSSPAGKDACLILVRNLIELLFQLRGQSRSETEGLVFNCSGCVGLIKYKIIECREKRDVDLVPLGVSLERIIEGAYGFDINSPFLRALSVDGLDGILEKFKFVELCSGAVLMQKGKRNSSLYLLLEGELLVEDGGFILGRFSAGDICGEMSYLGADLAVSTIRSSRASRLLAIGSSDFAELVFAKPAVQLFMAKLMAQRLARSNAERSRDLQSCMSGRLDTIAAAELLQIFHMNQKTGMLFLALRGGQASVFFLEGSVVRALYKGLVGKEAFFAILVEKKGRYRFTTGLSQEDMKSPVIGDFMSILLEGIQQVDEAEPQGSCSRDLAAIF